Genomic window (Bombus pascuorum chromosome 8, iyBomPasc1.1, whole genome shotgun sequence):
CACTATGTCTTATTTGAAGTCCATGAGTCTGCTTTTAAATGATAGTAATGTTGTCAGAgaatgtttttgtttccgttaaAGTACACcgtataattataacaaattttgttaTCCATAATGTTATCTATTCCCAGCTTTTATTGCCaaacagaatttaaaaatagccTTATGTCAGTCAAGCTTCTCGTATTTAAGATGTATTAGACTCGAAtttgttgaatattttgtaaaacataACATTTATCATTCCTCAAACTATGATATATGACAataactaattaaaattaaatgataacgACATAATTCAAATACGCTTATCGTCATGAGGATACTGCgagtgataaataaataaatgaacaagATCTTACATGTTGATAATAGATATTAGAAATGATGGGTAATATGTTATCGTAATCTATtctattctttaaatttttgttgCGATTCTCAAAAGGTAAAATGAGACACTTCACTGATGTTATGATTTTTTTGTTCCACTTTTCAAGTACGTTCCATAACAACCAAAAAGGGGGGACTGACAAGttattttaaactaatattCAGGCTTGGGACTAATCTGTATATTGATGCAAGCATAAATAATGAAGCCCAATATTAAAACACTGCAATCAGGcttgtgtaatttttatacaattaatagAGGATGATAATCATTTTACATGgccctttcttcttcttcttttttttcttttttttttttttttttcttttttctgttcCAACTGTTAATGGTGTTAACAGCCCATAGCCATTTAGAGTAAGAACGTTTAACCATACAGACACTTAAAACAAATGTTTCCCGTACTGCAGCttttttaacttatttaaCAGAAAACCAAATAAGTTTCCATTAAAAGacttttaaaatcaaattaaattagatcAACTCTCTGTTATTTACTAACAAAAATGTCATTTGTATAGAAATACCTTCAAATGTAGTATAATATGTCATTGTAGTAGAAAAGTAAATTGTGAtactaaacaaaatttttagcTTTTCAGATGTCCTTTGATCACTTTATCTCAAATTTTAGACATCCATCTTTGGCACAATATGTTAATTAAGCAGaaatagattatatatataagtaaaaaaaaaaaaaaaaaaagaatgataaaACAGCAAAAATGTATACACTTTCCATCGCTACAAAAATCCAGTATATAATCtgtcattacataatgaaaAACTAAATAAACACGAATCgattcattatttaaattatagagGAGCATGGTTACAAACAAGTTCTTTTTAGGATTACTCCTAATTACTTAAATGTAGTAAATTCTGTCAGAAGAGcaaaaatgaaaggaaaagatGGAAAACAGAAAAGATTGAACAAGTGTTGAGATATTGTTTGCTAAACACAATGAATATGCATACATTGTTTTTAtgtttaacatttatatatatatatgtatatatatgtgtgtgtgtgtgtatatatatatacacacgcgcacacacatacacacataatatataagaatgtatctatgtacgtatatgtaccATTAATGAAAGTAAATTATGATGATATTGTTACGGCGATGAAATTCAGTTCAGTTGATTCAATATTAGTACAATCATAATTGAAGCACTTGCATGTGCATATTTGTCTCTAGCACTTACACATTGTCTTTTCACTAAGGGAAATAGAATACTTCACTTCACTCTTTAGATAACACTTTTGTACACAAAGCAGTATgtatctatttcttttttttttttttctccttttcctcgTTAAACAAGATGTAAGAAGTATAACAGTTTCACAATTAACTGAGGAGCAGCAAAATAAACAGCTCAGTCCCAACTGGCGTCACTCTcaccctcttcttcttcctcctcctcgtcAGAGAACATGgtatcatatatataatctGGATCATGTAGGAACTCATCACGACTTCTTTTTCTTAGCCCCATTCTACGCTTTTTCGTTGTTAGGGCAAGTTCGTCTTCTGTCGTTCTCTCCTTACGGAATTCGTAGACTAGTggataaatatattcaattgCAGCTTGGACAGCAGCAACATTGGGAGCTACAATGTACATTTCAATTTACTCgataaacataataattaaGATCGTATACGAAAACAATATACTTCCTTATGGATTTTTGCTTCAATCCTCatagataaaatatctatGAATGTCGCTTATGCCAAGCTATGGATATATTTACCAGCTGTCCTTCAGTGTTTATAACTGAATGTCATACGTCCGTGTATTACAAATTGATTCTTCATTACAAATTTATGAATGGGACATTTTCTATTCTACAACGCACTTGCGATCTTTCATCCATAGCGTTGCATAAATAACATTGTGTTAACGAGATTTTTCATTCGCGAttgtaaaagaattaataattcatttaacgCAAACTTTAAACAAAACAAACCTGTTACAGTGACGCTTCcagtggaaaatattttcaatgtagCTTTTggttcttttaatttgtatgtgACACCAGGATGTAATTCTGGCTCATaactaaataaaacaaatacataaatattttttactatagCACATTATCTGTATAATAGATTATAAAAGGGTATaaatcaaaatcattgttaGTCAATCAGTTCGATCATTACTGTAAATCATATAGGTTTATTTAAACATACATAAGTATACTTACTCTGCATTTTCTTTATGACATGATGAAAATGATGTTATCTTGATTGCAAATGGCATACAGCATGTACCCAGTACATTAACCACTCTATAATTGTTAAATCGTACTTTAAATCCAAGCTTCTGAAGTGAACGAGCAAAGCGACGAGCTGCTATCTTTGCTTGAACTTCACTGGTTGCTCCGGTACATGTTACTTTGCCAGAAGACCATATAGAAGCAGTAGTATATGGTCTCCTTAGTTTCATAGTAATCATCTACAACATGCGTGCATATACTAAGAACATTGCCTATAGATgttattcaatatttcaaattatttagaatctaaaaattatattaaaaccTAAAGATCGACTTGTTCAGCTAGAAAGTTCCATGCAGTCttaaaatgtatgtatatctcaCTTAAAATTGAACTACAGCTTTAATGATCATGAAAGGAAATTTACTATACATCCGACATATTctgatatttcaaatttaatatatattgcaGCATAGCTGTATTCTCaagtagaaattaatattatattaaagttATGCTAAGATCATTTTCATTATCATACGAATAATGTATCTTATATAATCTAGAAATGGGATAAAATCAAGGAGTGTACCATTTCATTAAACAATTAATCATAATCTTTTACagttaattacaaaaaaaaaaaaaaagaaaaaaaaaaaaaactaaaagcctaatgtaaaatatttatgatcaATTTATAACAGATaactttatatctttttcacaTCTTATTAACGCTGATACTTTCTCTTGTtacttcaatttttaatatcttttaataatttttatccactgcttaaaaaaaacattgtgaATACCTTTTATTAAggtatgtaatttaaattttctgcattgaaacattgaatataaattaaagatataaaaattaagctTACGTCACaattaagtatattaaatataattaattcgctACAAATGTAAAAAAACAAGACTGCTTCAAAACATACCCCATTCTCCCTTCTATATTCCACATTAGATCCATTTAATGCAATTTCTCGTAAATTTAGATGACACCTAACACTGAAGCTGCAAACTACATTATTGATAACGATATCCAATTCACGAGGTTCTTGTTCATGAGGCTCCATGTAAGGTTGAATCTGTCCATCAAATATCCtctcatctttttcttctttacatATGTTGGTATTGTCTAAATTCTTTACATCCTCTACATGATTTATTGATGTGTTTGTTAAAGGTTTCATGCCATTCTTTTGAATAGCAGTTGCCATAATATATACCtacaaaaaaacaaataaaaaggaaaaaaaaaaatttaaattacctaTATCCTTTGTATATAATCTAGCATAGAAACATTAATTAGTAGAGTTACATCacttattactttatacaaCATTTAGCATTtcattttatgatttataaaataattcttaaacgATAAAGTCCtcatttctttcataaaaGCCAATTTTGTTTGATTTAATTACTAgggaataaaatatctatttgttatatcactaaattaaaaaaattactgaTTAAGGTAACATTGCCGTTTGTTATGCCATTtattatcagaaatattaataaatattgtatcatttaaattatttgtaatttcatcaACTATTATGTAAATCAATATATACTTTAATCTCAAGTTTAATGCTAGGGGTCCGTAGTTCCTAATTTAAAAAGCTTTAAGTTTATATTCCTCAATTTTCAATgacttttcatttatattgaaTACCGAAAACATAAGAAGCTCAAAAAATCATACTAGAATAATAACTGAAAAATACGGTACTTccaaaaaaaaatgattttatatagtaaaataaagcTACAAGTTTCTTTCCCTaaaaatttaagtaattaataatgaCATTTTATGTAAAACAGCATGATGTAAAATCGTTATTACTGATGTTACCTCACTGGAATGATATATGATAAGTATGCAGATACGtcctataaaaaatatatcaattttaattcagAAAGATAATGAATTTCCGGAGGAagttaaattgaaattctacgaaattgttttaaaattactaCAAGTGAAACATAGCGGAAATGCGCAAACATTTAAAAGACACGATGTTTATAGAAGCACGCGAacgtttaatgaaaattttcgtgAGATGTATTTCAAAAATGCTGAGAAATGTTCGAAAGGTTTTCTCGGATGTTAGATGAGGTGACAGtaagaaaagatgaaaagcACAATTGCTATTTCTTATAGCGTTAAATGACTATAGTATTAAATTAGAAGATTAAAATCTCGATCAACAGCGGCAGACAAAATAGAAATCGCACTCACTTGTACCtatgttatatacttttttattaaagataaCTTCTTTGTTGACAAGTACTAGGAGAACGCAAAGTTGGCTCAATAATCACTGCCATTGTTTTCGGCCATCTTCACTAGACTAGCTACTGATCAAAGTCACGGACGCGGCAATGATACATAAAAGAGAATACTCATTGGTAAAGCATAATCGTGTAATTATCCTGGtatagttttaaattttccactaattattaaattctatataaatttatatatgttatatcttCTTCAGTAAGCTGTAtcagtatttaaataaatattatattttctatcttattGTATGTTaagtatcgaaataaaaatattaccaataaattttaatattgctaCTTGGAATTTCTCTAGATTTTTTCTAGAACTTAGATGCTGATGTTTCATAAGATCttcacctttttttttttttctttttaattaattaaaagacgaatacacaaaaatgattaataatgaagaaaatatttctaaataatttattatattttctaatactaCAATTTGATTGTAACAAATcaattgtatatacatatacggaTTAATCTAAACAGTTGTAAATCGATATCGTGAAATCTATACTTTCGTTAGTTTTCGTTATCTAGTTTTCGTTAATATCAAACTGCTATTCATGCAGTTAATATCAAAAACtattttcaaaaaagaaaatggccAGGTGCAAGAAATataaaggaatattttattaatcaatatgtttattattattattactattattgttattattattattgttattatcattgttattattattattgttattattattatactcgtaattttaataaataaacgctTTAGAACagctttattaaaattactaacCATTGCAAAAAGTGTAAGAACTAAGAACAAGCCGTGGGAAACTTTCACAATATATACGATGTAATTGTCATTTGCGTGATGTAAGTTCGCAACCACATTTGCGGGATAGTGTAAAACCATGGACATTGTAGAACCTACCGCAGTGTAAAgtttatacaatttcaaataattccaacaaATACTACGACAGTTCGATTTGCATTTAATGCTACATCTTTATGAAGTAGTATAATcaattatattcttcttttacgCAATTTTAAACTAAATCTACTAATTACATCGAAGAAATTGCCATTATATCTTGTAGTAATGGCAAATAATggtataataattgtttatcgCAACGTAATCGTCAATAAAAACATCACGGATCATGGTTGCTTATAGAAATGTAATCGTGTTTTAGAGGATAATAAAAGCGAAGGTTCGGCTGAAATCGAGGGTGAGAATGAGAATGATGAAAATGAAGAAGCGGAAAAGATTCTTATCATAGATCCTGATAGCGATGttcgtttttattattcctttaCTATTAACTTCATCAATAATAACTTGAAAGTTTATAATGACataattcttatatatatatataattatttcattaatgttCTAGGAATTAGATTTCAATCATTCGAGACtaacaaaattagaaaatttggaACCATTGAGGAAGATACATAGATTGTGTTTTACGTGGAATCTGATAAAGAAAATTGAGAACCTTGATACACTTACAACTTTGGTCGAGTTAGAATTAAGAGATAATCAGATTGTTGTTATAGAAAACTTAGATGCTCTTGTAAATTTGAAGTATGTTACTACATTCcgtataagtaaaataaaagatacattttcttttagtaaatataataaatagtaaatttatcAGAATAATATCCCAAATTTCTTGGACATaagcaaatattatattttcagacTTTTAGATTTATCTTTTAATCgtattaaaaagatagaagGATTGGACAACCTATTGAATTTACAAAAGTTATACCTATCATCAAATAAGATTCAGTGCATTGAGAATCTGTCACATCTAAAGAACCTTACAATCCTCGAGTTAGGTGATAACAAAATAAGGGAAATAATTAATCTTGAAGCGCTTGAAAATTTAACAAGTTTGTTCCttggtaaaaataaaatagcaaagatagaaaatttggGCTGTTTACAAAATCTTCAGTTATTAAGTCTTCAAAGCAATCGCattatagaaatagaaaatttagatGAATTAAAGAATCTTGATCAGTTGTATTTATCTGAAAATGGAATAACATGCATCCGAGGATTATCAAATTGTACAAAAGTGACAACTTTTGATCtagcaaataataaaataaaaaagattgaaaacaTTGAACATCTTGAAGATTTAGAAGAGTTCTGGGTAAGAATACGATTAAGGGCTGTATAtgcgtatttaaatattattcgatactTAATGTATTTTCCAGATAAACAACAATGAAATCGAGGATTGGACAACTGTAGAAAATTTAGCAgttaataagaaattacaGACAGTGTATTTAGAGCATAATCCTATTGCCAAAGATCCAAATtacagaagaaaaattaaactgTTGCTGCCATGGCTTGTCCAATTAGATGCAACACTTTGCAGATAGATAATATTGTTCTGCAAAGTAGACCTCTTTGACAATTATTGAAACTGTACCTATTGATACTGTTGCCTATCTCCTTCtagtattactttaaaaaattatgtatgtacGATTCTATCAACAAgaagtatgaaataattatgtcCTTCTAACTAGAAATGCATtcctttttttacattttattagcAATTTTGTTGATATCACATTGTTAAACGACTGAAATTTGTCATTGCTTTcaacaagaaaataatataaatgctcAAGGACAATTGTTTTCATAATTTGTACAAAAGCTTTCGAAGTAAAAATTTGGGAATAGCATCTTCTTTATACTTTCATATGATTTATAcactgtaaatatttttcctattttactTAAATTGTGGGTACACTGACctgttttataacatttaatattttgaggAACTTCTCTATATTGTTCTCTTATTATTGAGAAAACTTTATATATCTtgatacaataatttttaaaaattgtatggaACTTTAATTGAAAGATgttcaatatatttatacgagAATAGTAGCATAAGCAATAGAGGGAATTATTGAACATTAATTGTGTGAAGACATTGTTGAAactaaattgttttaaaaccACGTACAATTTCTACTTgtaatatattcgtaacaGAATACtcaatgtatttatttcatatttcagtGTATTGTAAAGTACATGACATCTGCAGAATCTTTACCACATAAGAAAACCAATTACATTCTCATTTGATTAACATTTTGTGCAACATACAGTACAGGATGAAAATAAGTGGATAATGTAGGAGAAATAGGTATCAATGACGTTTCATTTCATATGGATTCTTTGCACAGAAATATAAacgttaatttcaattatttaccAAATAATGTAGTCCGATTAAACCTCATTGATAGTTCTACCATCtgtccatttatttttgtccCCAGCTGTATACCCTTTCATTAAATAACATAACATCTTGTACCGTAATTTTATGCTTATTGATATATACATgtgaaatatattgaaattatgtaaatatgtatttattaagtGACTTACATTcataaacattattattatttccatcAAAAGTCTTGATCATCGTGCAATTTTTACTTGAATAACTATAGAACAAATCATTGCaacatttattgaaaattattttactgaatttATGGACGGTACATTTCTAAGAACTTttgcaataattaaaatgattttacatttaaaaaacttGTGATCATGTAcagttacatagaataaattaaatatttaaagaacagaaaattttgctaatttttatgaatcgTTACACTCtggtatatgtataaatatgataCACTAATGGTTCCATTAAAAACTAAGTATGTATAAAACTAagatattgttatttaattattgtatttaaattttcattgtacGCTCATACATTCACTATACacataatttgaaatatatatatttgagtGATAATTACAAATAGTGATAATTTTGGATGTCCACGAATCTCAGTTTAGTTATTAACatttaagatataatatatgcaAAAGAAATgcgatatattaattttgattacaTCATGTTTCTTACccatattattacatttattccaTTCTAGATTTAAAAACTTGTAGAATTTAATTAGTACAACTGTtcctaaaattattatttttaatgtaaatatataaaatgaactCGAAACTTTATTGCCGGtccaaattaaaattgtaaattgaatttttgttcttaaaaaaaggaattttataatatattttcttatttttttataatactgttaagattattcagtggatggaattaaataaatgcgtgagcaaactgcaaggtattgaaagtgtatattttgtgaatagtaaattacaaaatatgtggtactatgtaagccgatccagatcctctctctagcaacgttaccctgagactaaagacaactgcctcaaccaacatcggacgtgtaccgcttatggcctttcctaaacgcattcttttgtctatgcgccttcgaagaccttaggcggttgagaaaccgaagaccagatgttgagttttctcagaagtgacgatcacttcaacatcCTCCCTAAAACTCTACATCGGTCTATACAATTatctctttgtaaatattcgaagcttaatttcgtcaatacctttctctttattattcaaattaatttattactcaaAATACTACAAGAAGACTTAACAGATCATGTAGAGTTTAAAGTGTTACTAACGAGGGAGATAGGTGTTCTGGGAATTCCCGTGGTAAGATAATTCCTTTCAGCGACGCGGTGTGTTTTCCCAATTCCCAATAGCGGCGCTCCAATCGAGTTGTAAATATTAGAGTCAGCTGTGGTACACCATTTTTCAAgtttcagtttcagtttccatCGTGCAGCGTGCAACTCTACtctattatgtaaatttacatttatgtaaCTAACATTTTTTTGTATGACATGAAATATTGTATACTTACGATATACGATTGAATTGAAAGTTCAACATGAAAGACAACGATATTTTCGTTCTTGCGAGACAGGCAGACGAATAGAGATGTCGCTGTTTCTGTGTGAGACATTCATAACATATCGAGCATGCGCAAAACACgaaacttttttctttcaatattgATTTTTCACGACTTAATTTTGGAATGATTACTTCTATGCTTTCGGCACAACCATTTCTAGTATTAGCCGTGCtgaataaaattgcaatacTACACCGGAAGCCATATTTTGTATTAGAGGAGACAGAACCGACTCTAAAGTCGACTGTTGCTATGATGTATATGGATACCGGACACTCGCATTGTTGCCATTTTTTCTTTAGCAGGCTAGTACTATAATCGGCCGCGCTTTCAGTATATGACTATTCAGGCCTGTTTATATGACTGTTGCTAGAACTGTGTAAATATATGACCATGGTTCAATTACGGAACGATAACCGGACGATTTGTTAACAATATCAGGGAGTTCCCTCAGTTTCATACGAAAAACTATCCCTCGACTTTTCACGAACTAAAAGTTGCAAAAGAGGAATATTACTCATCGTCTTTGagattgttattatttttggtAAGTTGTACTCATTTTATATGtacgattataatttttaagtattttgactttgttcaaaaatatattattttttaagacTTTTCTTATCATCTAAGTTATGGAGACGGATGTAAAGGAGTTTATACCCAGACCTTATCAGGTTGATCTATTTGAAACTGCATgtaaagaaaatgttattatttatttaccaaCGGGAGCTGGGAAAACATTTATTGCTGTTATGCTTATTAAAGAATTAAGCGCGGATATACGACGGTATGAGTCATAAATTACACATTTTTTTCagttattgttatatagtatataattatatttttaccttatcaatatttaaacattgtgctatgaattttatatttaggcCTTATGCTGAAGGTGGTAAACATACCGTATTTATAGTGAACACGGTGCCCTTGGTCATACAACAAAgtgattatattaaaagattaacTGGTTTGTCCTGTGGAACACTCAGTAGCGAGGATGGAGTTGATTATTGGCATGGCAAAGAATGGATTGAACATCTAAACCAACATGAGGTAATGGAAGTTAATTATAACTTAGAAatattgttacaaatattatttttatatttttataacattatacgaatatatgaattataatatgaattacATATTTAGTAAAATCTTAAAGAATGCTGTATTATAGGTTTTAGTAATGACATCACAAGTCTTAGTAAATGCACTTTGTCATGGATATATGTTCTTGAATAGAATAAACCTGATTATTTTCGATGAATGTCACAGAGCAGTAAATGATCATCCTATGCGACAAATTATGCAACTCTTTCAAAATTGTCCTAAAGAGGAGCAACCAAGAGTATTAGGACTTTCAGCATCATTGTTAAATGCTAATGTGAAGCTGGAAAAAGTACAATCAGTTATGCAggtaaattttacataatcacattaatgaaaaaatttattttattatttttcactaTACTATTTTACTATAGTCTTTGGAAGTTACATTTAACGCAAGAATAGCTACTGCAACTCTATCTGATAAAAGTTATTATGCATCACCAAATGAAGAAATTGTTCAATATAAcccaaatattataaacaatgttCAGTggtgtataaataatattactaaGGAAGTAGATTCAATCCTAAGTTGCATAGTGTTAAAAGATAATCTGAAGTATAATGAATCAAGTGCAGAATTTAGACCAAGAACTACTAGTAAAAAGCTGAGTGgcatattaaaaaacattgaCTACCATTTTCTACGTACAGGTATTGTATATATAGTGCCAGGATAGATGGTACATTCAAGAGCAAGAGGTTATTCTATATGCAAAACTAAGTCGAggagaaaataaagatttttgcCCCTTTTGTTTGTAGGTCTTGTTTTCAgaataattgaatttgtatttcatCAAGTATATTTACATTCAGCTAACGtatgaattttgaaacttaattTTCTCAAAGACAAGATCTCAaacaaaaaagatatttttgtcaACCATGCATTAGAATAATCTCCTGTGCATCTTAGGATATGTTGTATGCATACAAAGTAGGATgcagaataatttacaaaattaattataaataaatttatatgtattcttCTCTAGTTtagcgaattttatttttatataggaaCCTACGGCGCGAGCAAATGTGCTTTACTTCATTTGAttcaattagaatatttaaaaaaaagtatagaTGATGtggtatgtaaatattaaacataaagatatattgaattttgttcgtttataCTGtgtaatgtaatatgtaatatttaggAAACATTATACATCTTGGAATATCTTATAACAAAAGTAATTAACTGTAGAAAATCATTGGAAGATGAAATGAAAGGGAGTtcagaaaaagagagaatttacAAGTGAGTTActtctatttatgtttattgtataattcgttaatattattttgaaacaatattaTGGAATTTCAGTTATTCATCTGATCAAATTCTAAAACTTCTCGCAGTACTAAAGGACTTTTATTATAACAGATTAAATGATCAGGTATTTTGCTGTATTATTTTCGTACAACGTCGATTCactgcaaaaatattatatcagaTATTAAAggtaaaaagtaatttttatgtttataatttatataaatttatctctttctcattattttgtaatttctgttattttagAGTATATCCATGCATGACTCGGAATATAAATTCTTGCATCCAGAGTTTGTGGTAGGTGTGTCCTGTAATCAAGAATTGTTATCTGTATCAGAACGGAATAAGGAGGTTTTGCtcaggtacaatattttataataatacaatccACTATATACATGCTTATTTATTCAATCTTAATATAAAAGTCAGCGGATGCATTAATACATCAATattcctttctccttttcttttttttttctttttttttttttcttttttcttttctagaTTTAGAGATGGTTTGCTAAATTGCATTGTTGCGACAGATGTTATAGATGAAGGTATAGATGTGCCGAAATGTTCATTAATCGTAAGATACGATTTGCCAATGGATGTAAGAACATATATTCAAAGCAAAGGGAGAGCACGGCATGCATATAGtcgatatgtagtattgctACAAAAAGATGACATACAGTATATACGACGACATAATGAATACAAAAAGATAGAACAACACTTGAAACAGGTGccattttcttaaattttattgcttgTCGCATATATTTTCATACCGATTTTCTGCTAAATATCGGTAATGTTAATAACAATCAATGATAGTCGAATGTATAagcgtaaaaaaaaagaatcctTTTTGCTGTTGATAATGATTATtggtaaacaaaataaaatcctGGTCATGGATAATGGTTAATAGCTTGTTATACGGGGCATGACTCTGTGTGTACGTacgtacacacacacaaatTTACTCACTTTTTGTCTTCTAACTAGCTTCTAGTAGATAAAGCTGATGAGCGTAATGTACCAactgaaaatgaaatacaaagtGAATTATATCAACATGACATAAAATCATATCAGGTAATTTGTGATGATGGACAAGTATGTTGTGTAACAGAACAGATggcaattaatataataaatcaatacTGTACATCTTTATTGAAATCAAAATTTGCGTGTTTATCACCTATTTGGACTTTACATAAAATCCCAAATAGTAATTTGCTAATGTA
Coding sequences:
- the LOC132909567 gene encoding TATA box-binding protein-like 1 yields the protein MATAIQKNGMKPLTNTSINHVEDVKNLDNTNICKEEKDERIFDGQIQPYMEPHEQEPRELDIVINNVVCSFSVRCHLNLREIALNGSNVEYRRENGMITMKLRRPYTTASIWSSGKVTCTGATSEVQAKIAARRFARSLQKLGFKVRFNNYRVVNVLGTCCMPFAIKITSFSSCHKENADYEPELHPGVTYKLKEPKATLKIFSTGSVTVTAPNVAAVQAAIEYIYPLVYEFRKERTTEDELALTTKKRRMGLRKRSRDEFLHDPDYIYDTMFSDEEEEEEEGESDASWD
- the LOC132909560 gene encoding protein phosphatase 1 regulatory subunit 7 isoform X1, with translation MANNEDNKSEGSAEIEGENENDENEEAEKILIIDPDSDELDFNHSRLTKLENLEPLRKIHRLCFTWNLIKKIENLDTLTTLVELELRDNQIVVIENLDALVNLKLLDLSFNRIKKIEGLDNLLNLQKLYLSSNKIQCIENLSHLKNLTILELGDNKIREIINLEALENLTSLFLGKNKIAKIENLGCLQNLQLLSLQSNRIIEIENLDELKNLDQLYLSENGITCIRGLSNCTKVTTFDLANNKIKKIENIEHLEDLEEFWINNNEIEDWTTVENLAVNKKLQTVYLEHNPIAKDPNYRRKIKLLLPWLVQLDATLCR
- the LOC132909560 gene encoding protein phosphatase 1 regulatory subunit 7 isoform X2 — encoded protein: MELDFNHSRLTKLENLEPLRKIHRLCFTWNLIKKIENLDTLTTLVELELRDNQIVVIENLDALVNLKLLDLSFNRIKKIEGLDNLLNLQKLYLSSNKIQCIENLSHLKNLTILELGDNKIREIINLEALENLTSLFLGKNKIAKIENLGCLQNLQLLSLQSNRIIEIENLDELKNLDQLYLSENGITCIRGLSNCTKVTTFDLANNKIKKIENIEHLEDLEEFWINNNEIEDWTTVENLAVNKKLQTVYLEHNPIAKDPNYRRKIKLLLPWLVQLDATLCR
- the LOC132909493 gene encoding uncharacterized protein LOC132909493 gives rise to the protein MSNIPLLQLLVREKSRDSFSAADYSTSLLKKKWQQCECPVSIYIIATVDFRVGSVSSNTKYGFRCSIAILFSTANTRNGCAESIEVIIPKLSREKSILKEKSFVFCACSICYECLTQKQRHLYSSACLARTKISLSFMLNFQFNRISVELHAARWKLKLKLEKWCTTADSNIYNSIGAPLLGIGKTHRVAERNYLTTGIPRTPISLSFREDVEVIVTSEKTQHLVFGFSTA